The genomic interval TAAGAAACAAACTTGCTAACCTATACAAcattttttatcagtaaagcAATTTTTATCGAAGGCGAAAAGGGGCACAACCAAGTATACACTATAGAGTAAGTATACAACAAAATAAAGGTGATATTGCTATGTTATAAACcaaaagaatttcataaaaacCAAGATTCAAGAAAATAGTTAAGAGCTAAGTGAATCGAAAGGCAATTGCTTTACACTTTCAAATCTTAAATGAGAACACATTCAAGaacttcaccaacatccctCAGCCAACCAAAAAAACACACGTAAAGTCACTgacaaacactttttttttttttttcgttttttgaaCAAATATAATGTTAGCGGACCATTGGATCAATAGAACTACACCTCCGGAAACTCAAAACCTTAAGATTTATCATAACCCACCAAAGGGACGcgattagaaaagaaattaacatTTAAATGATCCTAATTGCgtattgatataaaaatatcacgCATAAATACACTCAtaaccttaaaaaaatatatcactaacCCCAAAATCCACATCTATCGTTTGACGCCTCGGAATTTAATCCAAAACCTTTGATAGCATAGTACAGCCAAATAGAACTGactaaaaaagaaatgggtggGGCCATACCGGGATTCCTGTGTTTCGAGGATGGAGGCAAGGGCATGGAGGACGAAGGGACTAGGGTTTTCAGGAGAAGAAGTGATCTTCTCCATCAGCTTCTGAGCATTCGCGATCAACTTGTCGTCTTCGTTCCTTGCTTGTTCTTCTCCGTCTTCTTCTCCCTGAGACTGAGGTTGAGATTCCGCGGCAGGAGCCAGAGCTTCGGCTTGCGTTTGGTTCTCTCGGTCGTCCATGGCCACGTCCATATACAATCAGATAGAGATgattgctatatatatgtgtgtatcgGAATCTATATACGAAGAAATGGTAATTGGAATGAAAGAAATTTGGAGGCCAATTTGTATGAAATTATGATAACAAAATTATGTGCGTGCGAGCGCCAGTTTTAGCTTCTTTGGTTTTGAAGTTTGGGAGTCGCAGAGCTTGAAACTGAGAGAAACCAACAGAATgtgagaaaacaaaagaaaagaggaacgCGTCGAGGTGTGCGTTTGGTtaattatagagagagagagagaggtggggaaTCGGAAAGTTCGTGAAAGAACCGACCCGGTTAAGGTATGTAGCCCTAGGAGCCCCAgccttttaagttttaactcCTTGGAAGCGTAAGCCCGTTACTGTAATTGCTGGACCAAGTATCATGCACCTCGATTGTGCCGACCCGtttaacagttttttttataaggatgtAAGGGGTTTCGAATCAGATTTTTTATTCGGAGAATCAGACCTGTTTAAtagtttaaatatgttttattggatgGACAGAGTTTTTtcgaataaattttttctaattatgtCTATTAGATTGTgagatatattttatgtagaaagtTCTGATGTATTCTTATATTAATAGGGTATGCttctgacatttttttttttttattagaggaTGGAGATTTCGAACTCTAGAcctcaattttaaaaattgaaacctTAACAATTATGCTAATTAGGTCACATATCTTAAGAGTATAATTGATTgctaaaaaaaatgtgtttttcacATGTTCAATGAATAgataataatctaataaatcaaattaaagaaGTTTCATTAGATCTAATTTGATGGATGGGGAGTTGGtggtgctaataaaaaaaaagttggcaaATTTATTTGAATTCTCAAGATCGTTTTCTATCGCATTGttgcaaatcatttttttttttttttttttttttgaggtcCCGCTGTCAAGTACAATATTTcgagtgaaaaaaaatatatattatttaatgtaaaaaatttgaatattttgataattCTAACATGCCATTATACGTGTATGCTATTCAAAATCATTGGTACTAATTACTGATTGGTTTATGCATAATAAATTGAAAGAAGGACCTTCAAGTTCAAggcgtttgtttttacaattattcttgtcttatttaattattacaattttttcaaattttcacacaaaataaaataaacaatttaacttttttaaatctcgaaataaaaataatattaaaaaaatatattctaataatattttattcaactttcagcttttatcttaacttatcCTATCTCAACTAAAAAAACATACGAAGCTAAGTGAGATATTTAGATCATTTGAGCATGTAAACAAAAGCCTGACTTTGAAAtgcaatatatatttagtttgcTACATGTATAAATGGACCAAATGCTCGGATGGTTTTCAACATatacatataatgaaaaataaatgaagacaGTATTGTACTATATATAGCAGCAAACTCACAAAATTGGAAAGAAAAGCAAGAACAAAAACAGCAACAAACCAACTGGCTGTTGAAGTGATCCAACTCCACTCAACTCCCCTGCAGCTGTAGGCGTATTGATCATGATCCTAAATTTGCAATCTCCGTCCGACGGGTCTGTTTGTGTGAGAATTGAAAGGTTTGGGAACTTGCAGGCACTCGCAACCTGATTCTGCATCTGATAGTAACTGTTAAATGCATAGGAGATATTCCCTCGAGCATCCAAACGTCCGCATGAAGTGCCATATCCAAGACTAGTGCAATCGGCTTTTGCACAAGCGTAACTGACACTAAGTGCGACCTGTGGATCATCAAGACTAGCCGAGGGGGACATGACACACCATTGCTTGGCCAGATATTGTACATTACTTGCTCCAACCAAACTGTTCGAGCTGGCTGTAAGGCTAAGCTGGTATTTGGGTGCTCCATCGAAGTAAAACAGCCCCCAGTGGCGTTCAAAATTACCTGGCTGAATGCTTTTGGCATCTTCATCTATAAGGCTGAATAAGTAAGCATCTAGGGGACCGGATCTCATTGGTGTCCCCTGCCCGGCATTATAACGGGACATGAAGCCTTGGTTGAACTTCTGCCCCAATTGTATATTTGCGTTTTGATCTCCATCAGTGGGCCAACCAATTTCTCCAACTATTATGGACATGTTTCCATATCCAATTTTCTGCAGGGTCCATACAAGGGTATCATAGTTCGCACTAAACATGTCTTGATATATTCTTCCATCATCATTTATGGGAGATGAATAGCCATCAAAGAAGGCATAGTCAGCAGGAAAACTGGGATTATCATAGAGGCTGATAAAGGGGTAGATGTTGACAGTAAAAGGAGATCCATTATCATTCAAGAACTTAACGATTTGCACCATGATATCGCGGATGTTTGCACGAAAATCACCCTGAGAAGGTATGTTTGTTGAACTCTCGTATACATCACCATTTAGGGTACAGTGACTTTAATCTGATTGCTCAAACCAGCTTTTATAAGGGCTGCCTGGATATTTTGAAGAGCAGGAAGAGTTATTCCTTCGAAGGTTCCATTATACGTTTCCAAGAATGGTTCGTTTCCAACTGCAACATACCTTGCAGAGAATATATGGGAGGTAAATTTAACAGGAAACATAGACTGCAcactaaataaaacaagacGAGCAGATATAAGAACCACTGAACGAAGATAACCAGAACGGGTTTGCCTCCAACCTTTCTCATGCTTTTTACAGTTTAGTAAATGTTGTCTGGGAAACTACTCTGTTCGCAAGATGTATTCTCATCAGTATGCTTTTATCCAAAGTTTTATCCAGAGTTTTGTAAAAAGTATCTGGAGCATACATTAACTACTACATTAGGCAAAAGGATACTGAAGTTGCAGTCTTGCTTAACAGTGTTATGAAAAACCAGATATATATCTTACAACTTCacaatgaattgagaagtgGAGAATATATGCCCGACTTTCATAACATTGTTAAATAGCAGGCGTACAAGCGCGCGCACACATACATGTCAATCCTGGAAATATAAATCCCAGTTTTGCAGCAACAAACCAGAAATGAAAGATGTATATTCATGTTGGGTAGGAACTATGTAAGGTTATCCTCATCACAAATTACTTCTTCACCAATTGACTaagcaaaacaaaatgaagGCAGCAATCATCAAAAATATTGTAGAGTTAATTCCCCAGTGCAACAACATACACTTTAAAAGCAAACAGAATATATAGTAGAATGCATAGTCTGGAGGGACAGGCTCCATCTATCAACTgaagtgataaaaaataatctccagatgagggaaaaatgatgttGGATAGATGGCACTATAGGAAGGCACACTGTCCATGCCATTTGCCAAATACCCTCAAGGGTTGTAGCCAATAGGATaagtgtgtgcgcgcgcgcatgtgagagggggggggggtggtgggggTGTTATTGAGGGCCAAGCTGTGTGACCTATTGAAATGAAGCCACAGGAAGACTACAGCAGTGTCAGGTCAGAGTAGGTCACTCGGATGTTTAGTTTTTGAGCTGCACTGCTGTGCTGACCGCTAGTGTGaaagtagtgttttttttttattcacatttttttatcatttttaaatatttttaaaaatatataaaaaaatacatcaatacactaaaaattacttctttaatcattaagcaaaaaaacaaaaaacaaaattcactgAACAGTCAAATGGAGCGGTATCAATTGGGCGGCATAGTagtttttttcttagttttttggGTGAGCGTAAACATCCTAGAAAAAGGCGTTGTCACTGCGTTGAGATGCAAAATAAAGGTACTTAAATCTTCTTCAAACAGTAAGTGAAATTCCATCCGTAGATGGAATACCTAATGATAGTTTAATGTGAAAAAGGAGATCGAAActaatttagttatttttttaacaagaaaaactAAGGGGCAATAAGAATCAAAGATGATCTACATTTCAGAATAAAGGACCACACAAGAACTAGTGTGCAAATAAAAAGAAGTTGTGTGAAGTTATGCAACAGAAGGTGGGCCAACCCAGTCAGTCCTTCATTG from Juglans microcarpa x Juglans regia isolate MS1-56 chromosome 4S, Jm3101_v1.0, whole genome shotgun sequence carries:
- the LOC121262597 gene encoding LOW QUALITY PROTEIN: glucan endo-1,3-beta-glucosidase 5-like (The sequence of the model RefSeq protein was modified relative to this genomic sequence to represent the inferred CDS: inserted 1 base in 1 codon); the encoded protein is MRLLKGVDLAGVLIAMLLLFTVFFMGSVSGIGVNWGTQLTHPLPAATVVKMLKDNGFQKVKLFDADSSILNALRNSGIQVMVGIPNDMLNTLANSVQAAENWVAKNVSAHVSSNGVDIRYVAVGNEPFLETYNGTFEGITLPALQNIQAALIKAGLSNQIKVTVPXNGDVYESSTNIPSQGDFRANIRDIMVQIVKFLNDNGSPFTVNIYPFISLYDNPSFPADYAFFDGYSSPINDDGRIYQDMFSANYDTLVWTLQKIGYGNMSIIVGEIGWPTDGDQNANIQLGQKFNQGFMSRYNAGQGTPMRSGPLDAYLFSLIDEDAKSIQPGNFERHWGLFYFDGAPKYQLSLTASSNSLVGASNVQYLAKQWCVMSPSASLDDPQVALSVSYACAKADCTSLGYGTSCGRLDARGNISYAFNSYYQMQNQVASACKFPNLSILTQTDPSDGDCKFRIMINTPTAAGELSGVGSLQQPVGLLLFLFLLFFPIL